GAAAGTGGAACACCTCCCAATGCTCGGCGTGACTTGTTTTCTTATAGTTAAGATGGTAGGGCTCCTTCTGAACATTGACGTTCGTGCTGACCTTCACTTTCATCCCCTCCTCTTCATTCACCTGTAACTACAAGTATGTCAACTGGCCTCCCGAAAGTAAAGTGCGAATGAATGAGATCAGCAATTCATGACTATGTTAACGCAATTGATGACTATTATTCATCTCAGGTTCTGATATTCTAATATTGTAAGCGCTTCAGTAAAGCGCTGTCATGTGAAGGGGGCGATCGAATTGATGAATAAGAAAACCGCTGCATGGTTAACATCGGCAGTGTTAGCTCTCAGTATAGGTGCAGTGCCCGCCCATGCAGGGGTAGACCCATCCTTGCCGGACTGGTCCAAGGCTGGCTACAAGGGAGGACAGTCGATTCCGACGAGTGGTACCATCATTAATCTGACGACTAAGGGTATTGCGGCAAATGATGGTGTGGATGACTCGAATGCCTTGCAGAAGGTGATCGATGATATTCGCAGCGGTGCGCTGAAGGTCAACGGTGCTGTTGTTAGCGAGAGCAATCGTGCGATCCTGCTGCTGCCGTCAGGTCAGGTGGACCTCAATAAGCAGATTCGTGTCGATGCCAGCTACATTACGCTTCGTGGAGCGGGCTCCAACCCAACAACAGGTACGAGAATTGTCTTCAAGCCTGCAGCTACGTATACCGTAGAGGACGGACTGCCAGTTATCGATGGGAAGCTGTGGCCGGGCTACGCTGCATTCCGGGTGGAGGATCGTACCAAGCATGCGAACGAGACGAATTACGAGGGCAGCATTAACTTCCACTGGCTCTCCGGAGTGAAGGTCGCATCGGGTGGCGGTGGAACGAAGGGGAGCGATAAGGTATATCTCGCTTCGGGCAACGGAAGTAAATTCAAGGCAGGCGATACCGTATATGTTGGCGCGGCCAACACCAAAGAGCTGTATGACCAGATGGGAGCGCCGTCCTCGTACCGTGAGAATGGTCATATGCGTACACAGATGTTCAAGGTGGTGAGTGTCAGCGGCGATACGTTGACCATCGATAAGAACCTGGAATTTGACATTCCATATAGCAACGGAGGGCAGATTGGAGGCTCCACCTATTACAGCAAGGTGATGCCCGTCACAGCCGTGAAGGGCGTCGGCTTCGAGTCCTTCTACTTCACACAGGACATCTCTTATACACCGTATGCGAGCACTGTGAATGCGAACGATTATAACGCAACGAGCAATCCGAATGGCGTCGGGCTGAAGTATACGAATGCGCTGCCCGAGTATGCGGTTCATGGCATCCTCTTTAAGTGGGCGCAGGATGGCTGGGTGAAGGGAATCCGTACGTACATGACGGGCTCCCATCCGATAGTGACGGAATTCGCCAAGAACATGGACATTCGCGACAACACGATCTATGGGGCCTGGAATAAGGGCAAGGGCGGGCACGGCTATGTTCGCGGCTCGAAGCTCTATGATAGCAAGATCGTCAACAACACGATTGATCGAACGCGTCATCTTACGCTGCAATGGTCAGCTACAGGCAATGTGGTGCAATCCAATACGATATCCGTCGATATGAACCTCCATGGCGGCTGGGAGCGGCGCAACCTGATCGAGAACAATGCGATCTCAGTGCCATATGAGCATTACAGCTGGGGTGAAGGAGAAGGAGGCACAGAATCGGACGGTACGTGGTATCCGATCTGGTGGGGAGCAGGACCTCATGCTTCCAAGTGGTCGGGGGCGACCGGGGAGCAGAATGTATTGTTCAACAACACGATGTCCAAGCAGGAGACGAAGGGCGGAGCTTATGTCACGTATTCCCCATACACGTCGGCGACGACCATCTACCAGCTGGGCTGGGATGGAGCGAACTGGAAGCATCTGGAGAATCCAGCAGGCACTCTTATCTCGACTTGGGGCGGTAATGAGAAGGTCAACTATTCGCTCTCGCCTAATGCGGGTGCTTACCATTGCTTAAGCTTCACAGGGACTTCATTGCTAGGCAACGGTACGGCGACGAACAGCTGTGGCGGCAGCAGCGGCGGCGGTACACCTGGTACGCCTGGTACACCTGTCACTCTCAGTCCGAGCGATGATTCCTATATACGTGATGGAAGCTACGCCGGGAACAATTACGGCACGACGTCCAGCATGTATCTGAAGACATCATCCAGCGGGAACACCCGTCACACGTATCTCAAGTTTGATCTATCCAATCTTAACTCGTTATCCAGCGCTAAGCTGCGGATCTATGGTAGCGCTTCCTATGCCACAACGATGACAGCGTATAAGACGTCAGACAGTTGGTCCGAAGCGACGATCAATTGGAACAACAAGCCAGCTGCAGGCAGCAATGCAGGTAGTGTGGACATGAACACGACCTCGACATATTATGAGATCGATCTGACCTCCTATGCGAGCAGCGAGCTGTCCGGAGACCAGGTACTGTCGGTGGTGCTCATCGAGAATTCAGGTAAATATGTGGAGCTGAACAGCTCCGAGAACAGCACGAACAAGCCGCAGTTGGTTATTCTCCCATAACATAAGCTAAGCGTCTGCGCCTCTGCTTGATGTAGGGGTGCAGACGAACGACTCCATTGAACCCACACAGGAGGGATATTTATGACTTCGATCAAAAAAGCATGGTTCACCCTACTCATGATCACGCTCGTATTCAGCATCGTCCATGCTCCAGGGGCGGCTCACGCCGCAACGAATGTGTACGTCGATACGACTGCGAAGCTTCAGGCTGCTCTGCTGAATGCTCAGCCGGGTCACACGATCCTCGTAGCTCCCGGGACGTATGAGCTAACGACGACGACAACTGTAGGCACGAAGGAAGCTTACTATTACGGTACAGCGAACGGTACTTCTACGAACCCGATCACGATCAAGAGTCAAGACCCAGCTAATCCGGCAACGCTGAAGGGCGGGAACGTCGCGAGTGTTGGCTATACGCTGTACATTACGGGCGACTATTGGGTCATTCAAGACCTTAACGTTA
Above is a genomic segment from Paenibacillus sp. YYML68 containing:
- a CDS encoding DNRLRE domain-containing protein, coding for MNKKTAAWLTSAVLALSIGAVPAHAGVDPSLPDWSKAGYKGGQSIPTSGTIINLTTKGIAANDGVDDSNALQKVIDDIRSGALKVNGAVVSESNRAILLLPSGQVDLNKQIRVDASYITLRGAGSNPTTGTRIVFKPAATYTVEDGLPVIDGKLWPGYAAFRVEDRTKHANETNYEGSINFHWLSGVKVASGGGGTKGSDKVYLASGNGSKFKAGDTVYVGAANTKELYDQMGAPSSYRENGHMRTQMFKVVSVSGDTLTIDKNLEFDIPYSNGGQIGGSTYYSKVMPVTAVKGVGFESFYFTQDISYTPYASTVNANDYNATSNPNGVGLKYTNALPEYAVHGILFKWAQDGWVKGIRTYMTGSHPIVTEFAKNMDIRDNTIYGAWNKGKGGHGYVRGSKLYDSKIVNNTIDRTRHLTLQWSATGNVVQSNTISVDMNLHGGWERRNLIENNAISVPYEHYSWGEGEGGTESDGTWYPIWWGAGPHASKWSGATGEQNVLFNNTMSKQETKGGAYVTYSPYTSATTIYQLGWDGANWKHLENPAGTLISTWGGNEKVNYSLSPNAGAYHCLSFTGTSLLGNGTATNSCGGSSGGGTPGTPGTPVTLSPSDDSYIRDGSYAGNNYGTTSSMYLKTSSSGNTRHTYLKFDLSNLNSLSSAKLRIYGSASYATTMTAYKTSDSWSEATINWNNKPAAGSNAGSVDMNTTSTYYEIDLTSYASSELSGDQVLSVVLIENSGKYVELNSSENSTNKPQLVILP